The Armatimonadota bacterium genome includes a window with the following:
- a CDS encoding GCN5 family acetyltransferase, with protein sequence MEVRTLHGDEIDAGADVATTAFDCEPGSWRAGWHRTEELCGPGVIWGVYEDGRLVSSCVAPPQRVFAGGRSIQGGFVGGVATLPEERRKGYAEAMLRAALQASRERGVLISYLWPFSYRYYRKLGWELANDGVLVTATADVLGHIAAEAEARDVMFADLDSVMEFYTSQARCFNGMGDRSRAWWLRFVADRTSLKGNPGEPVFCGTLKATALWRDGKVSALMLWRTAEEEDGTLLVNASDTLYSDTVALGSLLQALLARLPGCAKINFGCAPNRLPHCLWDEPRAVSRSLCCGAMARILDVPGFLQATGWEPGVEGRLTLRVSDPLFGEYSGSFEVCNGQAVPSRKVGPELHCSIQTFTQLATGYLPPEEAVSLGRVQASELDAARLLAAASGGLTPFRSSQEPG encoded by the coding sequence ATGGAAGTCAGGACTCTGCACGGGGATGAAATAGACGCGGGGGCTGATGTGGCCACCACGGCCTTCGACTGCGAGCCGGGAAGTTGGCGCGCGGGCTGGCATCGTACAGAGGAGCTTTGTGGCCCCGGGGTCATCTGGGGCGTCTATGAGGACGGCCGACTGGTGTCCAGCTGCGTTGCTCCCCCGCAACGCGTGTTTGCCGGAGGTCGCTCCATTCAGGGAGGATTTGTCGGAGGAGTGGCGACGTTGCCGGAAGAGCGCCGCAAGGGTTACGCCGAAGCGATGCTCCGGGCCGCGCTACAGGCATCCCGGGAGCGAGGGGTCCTCATCAGCTATCTCTGGCCCTTCTCATACCGCTACTACCGGAAGCTGGGATGGGAGCTGGCCAACGATGGAGTGCTTGTAACTGCAACGGCCGACGTGTTGGGACATATTGCCGCCGAGGCCGAAGCCCGTGACGTTATGTTCGCCGACCTGGATAGCGTGATGGAGTTCTACACCTCTCAAGCCCGCTGCTTCAACGGAATGGGCGACCGCTCGCGCGCTTGGTGGCTGCGATTCGTGGCAGACCGCACATCACTAAAGGGCAATCCAGGCGAGCCGGTCTTCTGCGGAACCCTCAAGGCCACGGCGCTCTGGCGGGATGGCAAAGTATCCGCCCTGATGCTCTGGCGGACGGCAGAAGAGGAAGATGGCACTCTTCTCGTGAACGCCTCCGATACCCTTTATTCCGACACCGTAGCACTCGGAAGCCTGCTGCAAGCTCTGCTCGCGCGTCTTCCCGGATGCGCAAAGATCAACTTCGGTTGCGCGCCTAACCGGTTGCCGCACTGCCTCTGGGATGAGCCGCGTGCTGTCTCCCGCAGCCTGTGTTGCGGCGCGATGGCCCGAATTCTGGATGTGCCGGGGTTCTTGCAGGCGACCGGCTGGGAGCCGGGTGTGGAAGGACGCCTCACGCTGAGGGTCAGCGATCCGCTGTTCGGTGAGTATTCCGGGAGCTTCGAGGTCTGCAACGGACAGGCCGTCCCGAGTCGCAAGGTGGGACCGGAGCTGCACTGCAGCATCCAGACATTCACGCAGCTCGCGACCGGGTACCTGCCGCCCGAGGAGGCAGTCTCCCTGGGCCGCGTACAAGCCTCCGAACTCGACGCCGCCCGCCTCCTTGCTGCGGCATCAGGCGGTCTGACTCCGTTCCGGTCTTCGCAGGAACCGGGCTGA